Proteins co-encoded in one Zonotrichia albicollis isolate bZonAlb1 chromosome 30, bZonAlb1.hap1, whole genome shotgun sequence genomic window:
- the LOC141725537 gene encoding Fc receptor-like protein 3 isoform X2: MAGDTGMARKVALLLWAQTLGLAGAQTTQLLVEPPWRPAVLWDPVTLTCQGSGTAGATTWYKDGKLCWQKGEDHFTVTNIGTYTCHRPGSGRSPPVTVSNDDLVLQAPVRELLEGDNVTLRCRGKWNRTVTSVSFYREGTELRGLPDGAELSLSPLQLKHSGRYRCRGRVDSWPGRWWRSGPLKVTVHVLFSVPVLEGPPEITEGSPLTLSCRSTPSPLRPPAPLLYLFYQDGRVLGGPQESPQLLLPAVGVSHSGNYSCEAQAQGGTVRKSSALIRVTVTVHMPVANATITPGPLAHQVHTGDNVTLHCSVQVGSAPVTFTWLHNGHEVARGPLLELKDIDVGDSGTYQCKATNQLGQDGHRVFRAFSPELALEVTPGSPWVTVAAGVSGALLFLLLLVGAIVAWHRWHRVAARKNQERAPPDPPAPPEEGEVLYTHVVVTKRAEASPGATTVQDPQVTYAELRGHQGRSQEPGDIYGNVL, from the exons atggctggggacaccgggatggccaggaaggtggcgctgctcctgtggg cccagaccctcggcctcgctg gtgcccagaccacccagctcctcgtggagcccccctggaggccagcggtgctgtgggacccggtgacactgacctgccagggctcggggaccgccggtgccaccacctggtacaaggatgggaagctctgctggcagaAGGGAGAGGACCACTTCACTGTCACCAATATTGGAACCTACACGTGTCACAGACCTGGCAGTGGGCGCAGCCCACCTGTGACTGTCTCAAACG atGATCTGGTGCTGCAGGCGCCGGTGCgggagctgctggaaggggacaatgtgacactgcgctgccgggGCAAGTGGAACCGCACGGTCACCTCCGTGTCCTTCTACCGAGAGGGGACAGAACTGAGGGGACTCCCTGATGGcgcagagctgtccctgtcccctttgCAGCTTAAACACAGCGGCCGCTACAGATGCAGGGGCCGGGTGGATTCCTGGCCAGGAAGGTGGTGGCGGTCAGGGCCGTTGAAAGTGACAGTGCACG tgCTCTTCTCCGTGCCGGTGCTGGAGGGTCCCCCCGAGATCACCGAGGGGTcccccctgactctcagctgccgcagcacccccagccccctgcggccCCCAGCCCCCCTCCTGTACCTGTTCTATCAGGACGGGCGGGTGCTGGGGGGCCCGCAAGAGTCcccgcagctgctgctgcccgccgtgggggtctcccactcgGGGAATTACAGCTGTGAGGCGCAGGCCCAGGGTGGGACCGTGCGGAAGAGCAGCGCCCTGATCCGGGTCACGGTGACCGTGCACA tgcccgtggccaatgccaccatcacccccgGTCCCCTGGCACACCAGGTGCACACAGGTGACAACGTGACcctgcactgctctgtgcaggtgggctcagcccctgtcaccttcacctggctgcacaacgggCACGAGGTGGCCcggggtcccctcctggagctcaagGACATCGATGTGGGAGATtcgggcacctaccagtgcaaggccaccaaccagctgggacaggatgggcACCGCGTGTTCCGGGCattcagccctgagctggcactggaggtgacacctggctcaccctgggtcacag tggccgCAGGGGTCAGTGGGGcccttttgttcctgctcctgctcgtGGGTGCCATTGTGGCCTGGCACCGGTGGCACCgtgtgg ctgccaggaagaaccaggaaag GGCCCCCCCGGATCCCCCGGCCCccccagaggagggggaggtgctGTACACCCACGTCGTGGTCACCAAGAGGGCAGAGG CGTCCCCCGGTGCCACCACCGTCCAAGATCCCCAGGTGACCTacgcggagctgcggggacaCCAGGGGCGATCGCAGGAACCCGGTGACATCTACGGGAATGTGCTGTGA
- the LOC141725537 gene encoding Fc receptor-like protein 4 isoform X1 translates to MAGDTGMARKVALLLWAQTLGLAGAQTTQLLVEPPWRPAVLWDPVTLTCQGSGTAGATTWYKDGKLCWQKGEDHFTVTNIGTYTCHRPGSGRSPPVTVSNDDLVLQVPVRALLEGDTVTLRCRSWRNRTVTSVSFYRQRKELGRLLDGTELSLPPLQLNHSGRYRCKGWVESWGWEKLWQSAPVTVRVHELFSVPVLVLEGPPEITEGSPLTLSCHSTPSPLRPPAPLLYLFYQDGRVLGGPQGSPQLLLPAVGVSHSGNYSCEAQSQGGSVRKSSARLRVTVHMPVANATITPGPLAHQVHTGDNVTLRCSVQVGSAPVTFTWLHNGHEVAQGPLLELRDIAVGQSGTYQCVATNQLGQDGHSVFQALSPELALEVTPGSPWVTVAAGVSGALLFLLLLVGAIVAWHRWHRVAARKNQERAPPDPPAPPEEGEVLYTHVVVTKRAEASPGATTVQDPQVTYAELRGHQGRSQEPGDIYGNVL, encoded by the exons atggctggggacaccgggatggccaggaaggtggcgctgctcctgtggg cccagaccctcggcctcgctg gtgcccagaccacccagctcctcgtggagcccccctggaggccagcggtgctgtgggacccggtgacactgacctgccagggctcggggaccgccggtgccaccacctggtacaaggatgggaagctctgctggcagaAGGGAGAGGACCACTTCACTGTCACCAATATTGGAACCTACACGTGTCACAGACCTGGCAGTGGGCGCAGCCCACCTGTGACTGTCTCAAACG atgatctggtgctgcaggtgccggTGCGggcgctgctggagggggacacggtgacactgcgctgccggAGCTGGCGGAACCGCACGGTCACCTCGGTGTCCTTCTACCGACAGAGGAAGGAACTCGGGAGGCTCCTCGATGGCACAGAGCTGTCACTgccccctctgcagctgaaccacagcGGCCGCTACCGCTGCAAGGGCTGGGTGGAATCCTGGGGGTGGGAGAAGTTGTGGCAGTCAGCGCCGGTGACAGTGAGAGTGCACg agctCTTCTCGGTGccagtgctggtgctggagggtcCCCCCGAGATCACCGAGGGGTcccccctgactctcagctgccacagcacccccagccccctgcggccCCCAGCCCCCCTCCTGTACCTGTTCTATCAGGACGGGCGGGTGCTGGGGGGCCCgcaggggtccccgcagctgctgctgcccgccgtgggggtctcccactcgGGGAATTACAGCTGTGAGGCGCAGTCCCAGGGTGGGTCCGTGCGGAAGAGCAGCGCCCGGCTCCGGGTCACGGTGCACA tgcctgtggccaatgccaccatcacccccgGTCCCCTAGCACACCAGGTGCACACAGGTGACAACGTGACCCTgcgctgctcagtgcaggtgggctcagcccctgtcaccttcacctggctgcacaatggACACGAGGTGGCCCAGGGTCCCCTcttggagctcagggacatcgcTGTGGGACAATCGGGCACCTACCAAtgcgtggccaccaaccagctgggacaggacgggcacAGCGTGTTCCAggcactcagccctgagctggcactggaggtgacacctggctctccctgggtcacag tggccgCAGGGGTCAGTGGGGcccttttgttcctgctcctgctcgtGGGTGCCATTGTGGCCTGGCACCGGTGGCACCgtgtgg ctgccaggaagaaccaggaaag GGCCCCCCCGGATCCCCCGGCCCccccagaggagggggaggtgctGTACACCCACGTCGTGGTCACCAAGAGGGCAGAGG CGTCCCCCGGTGCCACCACCGTCCAAGATCCCCAGGTGACCTacgcggagctgcggggacaCCAGGGGCGATCGCAGGAACCCGGTGACATCTACGGGAATGTGCTGTGA
- the LOC141725599 gene encoding low affinity immunoglobulin gamma Fc region receptor II-like, which translates to MAGDIGMAGKVALLLWAQTLGLLGAQTTQLLVEPPWRPAVVWDPVTLTCQGSGSASATTWYKDGNRWWQNGPDRLTVTERGTYTCYRPGSGHSPPVIVSNGERRFGCPQPGTCRDPKGSGWALLPGSPPV; encoded by the exons atggctggggacatcgggatggccgggaaggtggcgctgctcctgtggg cacaGACCCTCGGCCTTCTTG gtgcccagaccacccagctcctggtggagcccccctggaggccGGCGGTGGTGTGGGACccggtgacactgacctgccagggctcggggagcgccagtgccaccacctggtacaaggatggGAATCGCTGGTGGCAGAACGGACCTGACCGCCTCACTGTCACCGAGAGAGGCACCTACACGTGTTACAGACCTggcagtgggcacagccccCCTGTGATTGTCTCAAACGGTGAGCGGAGGTttgggtgtccccagcctggcacctgcagggaccccaagggctctgggtgggctctgctccctgggtcACCTCCTGTATGA
- the LOC141725542 gene encoding transgelin-2-like, translating to MFISFQTVDLWEGKNMACVQRTLMNLGSLAVAKGDGLFVGDPNWFPKKSQENRRVFSEDKLKEGQSVIGLQMGTNRGASQAGMTGYGMPRQIL from the exons atGTTTATTTCATTCCAGACCGTGGATCTCTGGGAGG GGAAGAACATGGCGTGCGTGCAGAGGACCCTGATGAACCTGGGCAGCCTGGCCGTGGCCAAAGGTGACGGGCTCTTCGTGGGAGACCCCAACTGGTTCCCCAA GAAGTCTCAGGAGAACCGGCGCGTCTTCTCCGAGGACAAGCTGAAGGAGGGGCAGAGCGTCATCGGGCTGCAGATGGGCACCAACCGGGGCGCCTCGCAGGCTGGCATGACGGGCTACGGGATGCCCCGCCAGATCCTCTGA